A part of Desulfofundulus salinus genomic DNA contains:
- a CDS encoding polyprenyl synthetase family protein has protein sequence MRELFEEIKDELAIVERELQATLQTPDPFLTVTSTHLLKAGGKRLRPAFSLLGGKCANFHLERVLPLAVALELIHMATLVHDDVVDAAMTRRGVPTIKARWGNRISTHIGDYLFAQSLILIASYDEPLIPRVLADTSVKMCEGEIQQISSSFDAGQTVKDYFSRINRKTALLIAASCQLGAVACGAPREVHLALRRYGHNIGMAFQITDDILDLVAEQRQLGKPVGSDLRQGIITLPVIYALEHSPQRERLRTLILSREKDEEQVQEAIALIRHCGGIKHSIEVAEKYILKAKGALKQLPERPAKKILAAIADFISIRKF, from the coding sequence ATGCGGGAGTTGTTTGAGGAAATTAAAGATGAATTGGCCATCGTAGAACGGGAATTGCAAGCCACCTTGCAAACCCCGGATCCTTTTCTCACCGTAACCTCTACCCATCTTTTAAAAGCAGGGGGAAAGCGCCTGCGCCCCGCCTTTAGCTTGTTAGGGGGCAAGTGCGCCAATTTTCACCTGGAACGGGTCCTGCCCCTGGCGGTAGCTTTAGAACTCATCCATATGGCCACCCTGGTTCACGATGATGTGGTGGACGCGGCCATGACCCGCCGCGGCGTACCCACCATTAAGGCCCGCTGGGGGAACCGGATTTCTACTCATATTGGAGACTACCTGTTTGCCCAATCCCTGATCCTGATTGCCAGTTACGATGAACCTCTGATACCCCGGGTGCTGGCCGATACCAGCGTAAAAATGTGCGAAGGGGAAATCCAGCAAATTTCCAGCTCCTTTGATGCCGGGCAAACGGTGAAGGACTATTTTTCGCGCATTAACCGCAAAACCGCCCTGCTCATTGCCGCCAGCTGCCAGTTAGGGGCCGTAGCCTGCGGTGCTCCAAGGGAAGTACATCTTGCTTTACGGCGGTACGGGCACAACATCGGCATGGCCTTTCAAATAACCGACGACATCCTGGACCTGGTGGCTGAACAGCGCCAACTGGGCAAACCGGTGGGCAGCGACTTGCGCCAGGGCATTATTACCCTGCCGGTCATTTACGCCCTGGAGCACAGCCCCCAGCGGGAACGTTTAAGGACATTGATTTTATCCCGGGAGAAGGATGAGGAACAGGTCCAGGAAGCAATAGCCCTCATCCGGCATTGCGGCGGGATCAAACATTCCATTGAAGTAGCCGAGAAATACATATTGAAGGCCAAAGGGGCTTTAAAGCAGTTGCCGGAACGCCCCGCCAAGAAAATTTTAGCAGCCATTGCAGATTTTATAAGCATCAGAAAATTCTAG
- a CDS encoding precorrin-2 dehydrogenase/sirohydrochlorin ferrochelatase family protein produces the protein MPKCYPVSLILSQRLCLVVGGGSVAERKVLSLLACGAKVKVVSPTLTPPLRGLVEKGEISYRQGEYETADLAGVFLVIAATDRDEINRRVAAEAMARNMLVNVVDDPPHGNFYVPAVVRRGSLQIAISTDGKSPLLARKIKEELEKRYGPEYGLLVNLLGELRHDILENIADPRKRRDLLTAILDDQVLQLLARGELEQAKERVINAYHRGRSQP, from the coding sequence TTGCCGAAGTGTTATCCCGTCTCTTTAATTTTATCCCAGCGCCTGTGCCTGGTAGTGGGCGGCGGCAGCGTAGCGGAGCGCAAGGTGTTATCCCTCCTGGCCTGTGGGGCTAAAGTAAAGGTGGTCAGTCCCACCCTTACTCCACCCTTACGTGGACTGGTGGAAAAGGGAGAAATCAGCTACCGGCAGGGGGAATACGAAACTGCCGACCTTGCAGGCGTCTTTTTAGTAATTGCCGCCACTGACCGGGATGAGATCAACCGCCGGGTAGCAGCCGAGGCAATGGCCAGAAATATGCTGGTGAACGTGGTAGACGATCCACCCCATGGCAATTTTTATGTCCCGGCAGTGGTAAGGCGGGGCTCCCTGCAAATCGCCATCTCCACCGACGGCAAAAGCCCCCTGCTGGCCCGGAAGATTAAAGAAGAGCTCGAAAAACGTTATGGCCCGGAATACGGTCTTTTGGTTAATTTGCTGGGTGAATTACGCCACGATATTTTAGAAAATATAGCCGATCCCCGTAAAAGACGGGACTTGCTGACGGCCATCCTGGATGATCAGGTTTTGCAGTTGCTGGCCAGGGGAGAACTCGAGCAAGCAAAGGAGCGGGTAATCAATGCTTATCATCGCGGTCGGAGTCAACCATAG
- the hemA gene encoding glutamyl-tRNA reductase, with the protein MLIIAVGVNHRTAPVEIRERLSFSDHSLETSLARLNSYPAIEGCVILSTCNRTEIYAATRELDEGLNAIWDFLSRKSGVDISEIKNYTYAHTLYDTIRHLFRVAAGLDSMILGETQILGQVRHAYQLACQFGATNRVLNTLFQQAITVGKRVRTETGIDQNAVSISYAAVELAKQQFKDLSGRSVLVIGAGKMSELTARHLVANGVSGVIVSNRSYQRAVDLAAQFNGRAVKFDQLYQYIEEADIVISCTAASHYVVRLNDVAEAIARRQGRELMIIDIAVPRDIDPAVGQLPGVTLYDIDDLQQVVDHNLAQRKKAAVAAESIIEEELDQFMQWLSMQFVVPTIVALKQRGEEIKQKELRRALNRLGDISEHDRKVVSSLANSIVNQLLHVPVTQLKAYALTPEGHLYMKVLQNLFKLEIPGEQSQAGKKPVQGNLATGR; encoded by the coding sequence ATGCTTATCATCGCGGTCGGAGTCAACCATAGAACAGCACCGGTGGAAATACGGGAACGGCTTTCCTTCTCGGATCATTCCCTGGAAACATCTTTGGCCCGGTTAAACAGTTATCCCGCCATTGAGGGGTGTGTCATCCTGTCTACCTGTAACCGGACGGAAATTTACGCCGCCACGCGGGAACTGGACGAGGGGTTAAATGCCATCTGGGATTTCCTCTCCAGGAAATCGGGGGTGGACATCTCGGAAATTAAAAACTACACCTACGCCCATACCCTCTATGATACCATCCGCCATCTGTTCCGGGTGGCAGCCGGTCTGGATTCCATGATCCTGGGGGAAACCCAGATTCTGGGCCAGGTGCGTCATGCCTACCAGTTGGCCTGCCAGTTCGGGGCAACCAACCGGGTGCTGAACACCCTGTTCCAGCAGGCCATCACCGTAGGTAAACGGGTACGCACGGAAACGGGTATCGATCAGAACGCCGTATCCATCAGCTATGCCGCCGTGGAGCTGGCTAAACAACAATTTAAGGACCTTTCCGGACGCTCGGTGCTGGTTATTGGTGCAGGCAAGATGAGCGAGCTGACCGCCCGCCACCTGGTAGCCAACGGTGTATCGGGAGTGATTGTTTCCAACCGCTCCTATCAGCGGGCCGTGGACCTGGCCGCCCAGTTTAATGGCCGGGCAGTAAAATTCGATCAACTTTACCAGTATATCGAGGAAGCGGACATCGTCATCAGCTGTACCGCAGCCTCCCACTATGTGGTACGCCTTAATGACGTGGCGGAAGCCATTGCCCGCCGGCAGGGCCGGGAGCTGATGATCATCGATATTGCGGTACCCCGGGACATTGACCCGGCGGTGGGACAGTTGCCGGGAGTAACTCTTTATGATATCGATGATTTGCAACAGGTGGTCGACCACAACCTGGCCCAGCGTAAAAAGGCCGCCGTGGCGGCAGAAAGCATCATTGAAGAAGAACTGGATCAGTTTATGCAGTGGTTGAGTATGCAGTTTGTCGTGCCCACCATTGTGGCCTTAAAGCAACGGGGAGAAGAAATCAAACAAAAGGAATTGCGCCGGGCCCTCAACCGGCTGGGGGACATCTCCGAGCATGATCGCAAGGTGGTCAGTTCCCTGGCCAACTCCATTGTTAATCAGCTGTTGCACGTACCGGTGACCCAGCTAAAAGCCTATGCTCTTACCCCTGAGGGTCACCTGTATATGAAAGTATTGCAAAATCTTTTTAAACTGGAAATACCAGGTGAACAATCCCAGGCCGGGAAAAAGCCTGTACAGGGTAACCTGGCCACCGGCAGATGA
- the hemC gene encoding hydroxymethylbilane synthase, with protein sequence MKQEIIIGTRDSQLAMWQARWVLEKLQKLYPRKRFVLRGMKTRGDHILDVALAKIGDKGLFTKELELALSAREIDLAVHSMKDLPTRLPEGLIIGAFCQREYPGDVLISRYGLTLETLPSGARIGTSSLRRTAQLLHFRPDLNVTTIRGNLTTRLRKLEELNLDAIILAYAGIHRLGHDARITQFIPFDICLPAVGQGAIAIEIRADDPEIQDLIRPLDDPDSRATITAERALMRKLEGGCQVPIGALGQIQHNQLLLEGAVASLDGRQLVRDRISGPPNQAEQLGEELAARLIKLGAEEILKKARQEFDLE encoded by the coding sequence ATGAAGCAAGAAATTATCATCGGTACGCGGGACAGCCAGCTGGCCATGTGGCAGGCCCGGTGGGTATTGGAAAAACTGCAAAAGCTATACCCCCGGAAAAGATTTGTCCTGCGCGGTATGAAAACCCGGGGAGACCACATCCTGGATGTGGCCCTGGCTAAAATAGGGGATAAAGGCCTGTTTACCAAAGAACTGGAATTGGCTCTATCGGCCCGGGAAATTGATCTGGCGGTCCATAGCATGAAAGACCTGCCTACCCGGTTGCCCGAGGGTCTAATCATCGGGGCCTTTTGCCAGCGGGAGTACCCGGGGGACGTGTTAATTTCCCGCTACGGCCTTACCCTGGAAACACTGCCTTCAGGTGCCCGCATCGGCACCAGCAGCTTGCGGCGCACCGCCCAGTTACTTCATTTCCGGCCCGACCTTAACGTTACTACCATCCGGGGAAACTTGACCACCCGGCTACGCAAATTGGAGGAATTAAATCTGGATGCCATAATTCTGGCTTACGCCGGGATACACCGTCTGGGACATGATGCACGCATCACCCAATTCATCCCCTTTGACATCTGCCTGCCCGCCGTAGGCCAGGGAGCTATTGCCATTGAAATTCGCGCGGATGATCCGGAAATTCAGGATTTAATTCGTCCCCTGGATGACCCAGATTCCCGGGCAACCATTACCGCCGAGAGGGCGCTGATGAGGAAACTGGAAGGCGGCTGCCAGGTACCCATTGGTGCCCTGGGACAAATACAGCATAACCAGCTGCTTCTGGAAGGGGCCGTAGCCAGTCTTGATGGCCGCCAACTGGTTCGGGACAGAATTTCCGGACCACCAAACCAGGCAGAACAACTGGGAGAAGAGCTGGCTGCCCGGTTAATAAAACTGGGTGCGGAGGAAATCTTAAAAAAGGCGCGACAGGAGTTTGATCTTGAATGA
- the cobA gene encoding uroporphyrinogen-III C-methyltransferase, translated as MKKGTVYLVGAGPGDPGLITVKGLACIQKADVIVYDRLASSKLLSHAAPGAELIYVGKSPAGHSMTQEEINQLLVERALKGQVVVRLKGGDPFVFGRGGEEAEVLAEAGVPFEVVPGITSAVAVPAYAGIPVTHRDCTSTLAVITGNEDPSKESSRINWEKLATGADTLVFLMGMTNLESIVKQLTRHGRDPQTPVAVICWGTRPEQKTVVGTLANIVSRTMEAGVTNPAVIIVGEVVTLREKLSWYEKKPLFGKRVLVTRSREQASQLSRAIEALGGEAVEFPTIQIVEPESYEPIDAAIARLDSYRWIIFTSVNGVRFFFARLLQQGKDVRDLKGANLCAIGPKTKEALERYALKVTYVPDEYRAEQIIAGLKGQIKPGDRILLPRADIARKVLTELLSGLGAVVDEVVAYRTIPTGEDTQLVRQMLAEGKIHIITFTSSSTVRNFVELLKEHKLPRLLQGVTVACIGPVTAQTARELGLPVHVQARRYTIEGLLEVVIEAAQGGNQDDQYQ; from the coding sequence ATGAAAAAGGGAACTGTTTATCTGGTAGGAGCAGGTCCCGGGGATCCGGGACTGATTACTGTTAAGGGACTGGCCTGTATTCAAAAAGCCGACGTTATTGTTTACGACCGCCTGGCCAGTTCCAAGCTATTATCCCATGCTGCTCCCGGGGCAGAGCTGATTTATGTGGGCAAAAGCCCCGCCGGGCATTCCATGACCCAGGAAGAAATCAACCAGCTCCTGGTAGAAAGGGCCCTAAAGGGGCAGGTGGTTGTGCGCCTGAAAGGGGGGGACCCCTTTGTTTTTGGCCGGGGCGGGGAAGAGGCCGAGGTTCTGGCGGAGGCAGGCGTCCCCTTTGAAGTGGTGCCAGGAATCACCTCGGCTGTTGCCGTGCCGGCCTATGCGGGCATCCCGGTTACCCACCGGGATTGCACCTCTACCCTGGCAGTGATCACAGGCAACGAGGATCCCTCTAAGGAAAGTTCCCGCATTAACTGGGAAAAGCTGGCCACCGGGGCGGACACTTTGGTTTTTTTAATGGGCATGACCAACCTGGAATCCATTGTCAAACAGCTCACCAGGCACGGTCGTGACCCCCAAACACCGGTGGCGGTAATCTGCTGGGGAACCCGTCCGGAGCAAAAAACCGTCGTGGGTACTTTAGCAAATATTGTTTCCCGGACCATGGAAGCAGGCGTTACCAACCCGGCCGTAATCATTGTGGGCGAAGTGGTAACCCTGCGGGAAAAGCTGTCCTGGTACGAAAAGAAGCCCCTTTTCGGGAAACGGGTCCTGGTCACCCGGAGCCGGGAACAGGCCAGCCAGTTATCCCGGGCCATTGAGGCGCTGGGAGGAGAAGCGGTGGAGTTTCCCACCATCCAAATCGTAGAACCGGAAAGCTACGAACCCATAGATGCAGCCATTGCCCGGCTGGATTCCTACCGCTGGATTATCTTTACCAGCGTCAATGGTGTGCGCTTCTTCTTTGCCCGTCTGCTGCAACAGGGGAAAGATGTGCGGGATCTAAAAGGGGCTAATCTTTGCGCCATTGGACCCAAAACTAAAGAAGCCCTGGAAAGGTATGCTTTGAAAGTTACTTACGTACCCGATGAATACCGGGCAGAACAAATCATTGCCGGTTTAAAAGGCCAGATCAAACCCGGCGACCGCATCCTTTTACCCCGGGCGGACATTGCGCGGAAAGTGTTGACCGAACTGCTATCCGGCCTGGGAGCAGTGGTTGACGAGGTGGTGGCCTACCGCACCATCCCAACCGGGGAGGATACCCAACTGGTCAGGCAAATGCTGGCTGAAGGAAAGATTCACATCATTACCTTTACCAGCTCGTCTACCGTGCGCAATTTCGTTGAACTGCTGAAAGAACACAAGCTGCCCCGGTTGCTGCAGGGAGTAACGGTGGCCTGTATCGGCCCGGTAACGGCCCAGACCGCCCGGGAATTGGGCCTGCCCGTGCACGTACAGGCGCGCCGCTATACCATTGAAGGCCTGCTGGAGGTCGTTATTGAGGCAGCCCAAGGGGGGAATCAAGATGATCAGTATCAGTAA
- the nirJ1 gene encoding putative heme d1 biosynthesis radical SAM protein NirJ1, whose protein sequence is MISISKLLLDTANFGDQLRYTPSSRNQIHGTTAGQGPVVVWNMTRTCNLRCIHCYANADNQKHPGELTTAEAKKFIDDLAAFKVPVLLFSGGEPLMRQDFFELAAYATSRGIRTTVSTNGTLITPAVARRLKEIGVGYVGISLDGTGKNNDHFRGRPGAFQAALEGIRNCLAVGQRVGLRFTINRHNFHQMEAIFDLIERENIPRVCFYHLVYSGRGKEMLKDDITHQESRAALDLIMERTLDFHRRGLSKEILTVDNHADGIYVYLKLRERDLQRAERVYQLLLHNGGNRSGIAIAAVDWEGNVHPDQFTPQHTFGNVREKSFGEIWTDLSQPILAGLKNRRPLLKGRCARCRWLEICNGNFRTRAEAVFNDFWAPDPACYLTDEEIGIA, encoded by the coding sequence ATGATCAGTATCAGTAAATTGCTCCTGGATACCGCCAATTTTGGTGATCAGCTGCGTTACACCCCTTCCTCCCGCAACCAGATCCACGGAACAACCGCGGGCCAGGGACCGGTGGTGGTATGGAACATGACCCGTACCTGCAACCTGCGCTGCATTCATTGTTATGCCAATGCAGACAACCAGAAGCACCCCGGTGAATTAACTACGGCCGAAGCCAAAAAATTTATTGATGACCTGGCTGCCTTCAAGGTACCGGTACTCTTATTTTCCGGCGGCGAACCCTTAATGCGCCAGGATTTTTTTGAACTGGCGGCTTACGCCACCAGCCGGGGCATCCGCACCACCGTTTCCACCAACGGCACCCTGATTACCCCCGCCGTAGCCCGCCGTTTAAAAGAAATAGGCGTGGGCTACGTAGGCATCAGCCTGGATGGCACCGGGAAAAACAACGACCACTTCCGGGGCCGGCCGGGAGCTTTTCAAGCCGCCCTGGAGGGCATCCGCAATTGCCTGGCGGTGGGGCAGCGGGTGGGGCTGCGCTTTACCATCAACCGGCATAACTTTCACCAGATGGAAGCCATCTTTGACCTCATTGAGCGGGAAAACATCCCCCGGGTATGTTTTTACCATCTGGTTTACAGTGGCCGGGGAAAGGAAATGTTAAAAGACGATATTACCCACCAGGAGTCCCGGGCCGCCCTGGACCTGATCATGGAACGGACGCTTGATTTCCACCGCCGGGGCCTGTCCAAAGAGATTTTAACCGTGGATAATCATGCCGATGGGATTTATGTATACTTGAAATTGCGGGAAAGGGACCTCCAAAGGGCAGAGCGGGTTTACCAGCTGCTTTTGCACAACGGGGGCAACCGTTCCGGCATAGCCATTGCCGCCGTGGACTGGGAAGGCAACGTCCATCCGGACCAGTTTACTCCCCAGCACACCTTCGGCAATGTGCGGGAGAAAAGCTTCGGTGAAATCTGGACGGATCTCTCCCAGCCCATTCTGGCCGGGTTGAAAAACCGCCGTCCTCTTTTAAAGGGACGCTGTGCCCGCTGCCGCTGGCTGGAAATATGTAACGGCAATTTCCGTACCCGGGCAGAAGCGGTATTTAACGATTTCTGGGCACCCGATCCCGCCTGCTACTTGACGGATGAAGAAATCGGTATTGCTTAG
- the hemB gene encoding porphobilinogen synthase — MAFPITRPRRLRVKENIRRLVRETCLTVDDLIYPLFVTHGRGVQSPVEAMPGVYNLSPDMLLEEAARVVDLGIPGILLFGIPREKDETAREAYDDEGIVQQAVRAIKKEFPELVVITDVCLCEYTSHGHCGVVEQGRILNDPTLELLARTALSHARAGADMVAPSDMMDGRVAAIRRALDEAGYQDVSIMSYAAKYASAYYGPFREAVGSAPQFGDRRSYQMDPPNAREALREIALDIEEGADIIMVKPALAYLDIVRQARDAFNYPVAVYNVSGEYAMVKAAALRGWIDERRVVLETLTGMKRAGADIIITYHAKDVARWLREG, encoded by the coding sequence GTGGCCTTTCCCATAACCCGTCCCCGCCGTTTGCGGGTGAAGGAAAACATCCGCCGCCTGGTGCGGGAAACCTGCCTGACGGTAGACGACCTTATCTACCCGCTTTTTGTCACCCACGGCCGGGGGGTTCAAAGCCCCGTAGAAGCCATGCCCGGGGTGTATAATCTTTCCCCGGATATGCTCCTGGAAGAAGCAGCCCGGGTGGTCGATCTGGGCATACCCGGCATTCTCCTTTTCGGCATTCCCCGGGAAAAAGATGAAACAGCACGGGAAGCTTATGACGATGAGGGGATTGTGCAGCAGGCCGTGCGGGCAATTAAGAAGGAGTTCCCCGAACTGGTGGTCATTACCGACGTCTGTCTCTGTGAATACACCAGCCACGGTCACTGTGGAGTGGTAGAACAGGGACGCATTCTCAACGACCCGACCCTCGAGCTCCTGGCCCGTACGGCCCTTTCCCATGCCCGGGCCGGAGCCGACATGGTAGCTCCTTCCGACATGATGGACGGCCGGGTGGCCGCCATCCGCCGTGCCCTGGACGAAGCCGGTTACCAGGATGTATCCATCATGTCCTATGCGGCCAAGTATGCGTCAGCCTATTATGGCCCCTTCCGGGAAGCGGTGGGCTCGGCACCCCAGTTCGGAGACCGCCGCTCCTACCAGATGGACCCCCCCAATGCCCGGGAGGCTCTGCGGGAGATAGCCCTGGATATTGAAGAAGGGGCCGACATTATCATGGTCAAACCTGCTCTGGCCTACCTGGATATTGTCCGGCAGGCGCGGGATGCTTTTAACTACCCCGTAGCAGTTTATAACGTCAGCGGGGAATATGCCATGGTTAAGGCCGCGGCCCTGCGGGGCTGGATTGACGAACGCCGGGTTGTCCTGGAAACCCTCACCGGAATGAAACGGGCCGGGGCCGACATTATCATCACTTACCACGCCAAGGACGTGGCCCGCTGGTTACGGGAAGGTTAG
- the nirJ2 gene encoding putative heme d1 biosynthesis radical SAM protein NirJ2: MLVSWNTTNACNLTCRHCYRDAGARMEEELSTSEAASLIDEIARARFKIMIFSGGEPLLRPDIYELVGYAARKGLRPVFGTNGTLITGSVAEKLKQAGALAMGISLDSTEPEQHDRFRGVPGAWQAAVEGMEACRKAGLPFQIHTTVVEWNYEQVEALTDLAVRMGAVAHHVFFLVPTGRAVNMEEESLRAEQYERLLHRLMKKQREVPIEVKPTCAPQFMRIAAQMGLKLRFQKGCLAGTGYCIISPKGDVQPCAYLNMPVGNVRETPFSLIWQNNPVFKRLRTGGYGGGCGSCNYRNICGGCRARAYFYHGDYMAEDPWCLYRKGKKPTGE, encoded by the coding sequence GTGCTGGTTTCCTGGAATACTACCAACGCCTGTAATTTGACCTGCCGGCACTGCTACCGGGACGCCGGTGCCAGGATGGAGGAAGAATTAAGTACTTCCGAAGCTGCCAGTCTAATTGATGAAATTGCCCGGGCCCGTTTTAAAATTATGATCTTCAGCGGAGGTGAACCCCTTCTACGGCCCGATATATATGAGCTGGTGGGGTATGCGGCCCGGAAAGGCCTGCGCCCGGTTTTTGGTACCAATGGCACTTTAATTACCGGCAGTGTAGCCGAAAAATTAAAGCAGGCCGGGGCGCTGGCCATGGGGATTAGCCTGGACAGCACCGAACCGGAACAGCACGACCGTTTCCGCGGTGTCCCGGGAGCCTGGCAGGCCGCCGTGGAGGGCATGGAAGCCTGCCGGAAAGCCGGCTTGCCCTTTCAAATTCATACCACGGTAGTGGAATGGAACTACGAACAGGTAGAGGCGTTAACCGACCTGGCCGTGCGTATGGGAGCTGTAGCCCACCACGTGTTTTTCCTGGTACCCACCGGAAGGGCCGTAAATATGGAAGAGGAATCCCTCAGGGCCGAACAATACGAGCGCTTACTTCACCGGTTAATGAAAAAACAAAGGGAAGTGCCCATTGAAGTAAAGCCCACCTGTGCCCCCCAGTTTATGCGCATTGCCGCCCAAATGGGCTTAAAACTGCGCTTTCAAAAGGGGTGCCTGGCCGGCACGGGTTACTGCATCATCAGCCCGAAGGGGGACGTCCAGCCATGTGCCTATTTAAACATGCCCGTGGGCAATGTGCGGGAAACACCCTTTAGCCTTATCTGGCAGAATAACCCGGTATTCAAACGGCTGCGCACCGGCGGGTACGGCGGCGGTTGCGGCAGCTGTAACTACCGGAATATTTGCGGTGGTTGCCGGGCCCGAGCCTACTTCTACCACGGGGATTATATGGCCGAGGACCCCTGGTGCCTGTACCGGAAAGGCAAAAAACCAACGGGGGAATAG
- the ahbA gene encoding siroheme decarboxylase subunit alpha, which translates to MTLDSLDKQLLNIIQSHLPIEPEPYKKLAETLGTTEEDILARLKRLIEKGVIRRLGAIFDSRRVGYSGTLCAMKVPAERIKEVAAVINSFPGVTHNYLRDHPYNMWFTLLVESQAKLENTLEEIKRRTGIADMLHLPALRIFKIRVNFDLGEDENA; encoded by the coding sequence ATGACTCTGGATAGTCTGGATAAACAACTGTTGAATATAATCCAAAGCCATCTACCCATCGAACCGGAACCCTACAAAAAACTCGCCGAAACCCTGGGCACCACCGAAGAGGACATCCTGGCCCGGCTAAAACGTCTCATTGAAAAGGGGGTAATCCGGCGGCTGGGGGCTATCTTTGACTCCCGCCGGGTAGGTTACAGCGGTACCTTATGTGCTATGAAAGTACCGGCGGAGAGAATTAAGGAAGTGGCGGCCGTGATCAACAGCTTTCCAGGGGTAACCCATAATTATTTGCGGGATCACCCGTACAACATGTGGTTTACGCTGCTGGTGGAATCCCAGGCCAAGCTGGAAAATACCTTGGAGGAAATCAAAAGACGCACCGGCATAGCAGATATGCTCCACCTCCCGGCCTTAAGAATTTTTAAAATCAGGGTGAACTTTGACCTGGGGGAGGATGAAAATGCTTAG
- the ahbB gene encoding siroheme decarboxylase subunit beta: MLSQLDKEIIRALQEGLPLVSRPFLALAEKLGIGEEELLAKVRDFVDRGVIRRFGAAVRHQDLGYVSNAMVVWQVPEERMEEVGRLMASFDEVSHCYQRPARLPDWPYNLFTVVHGQTPQDCREIAARLSRTSGVANYRLLFSIAELKKSSMKYFVEK; encoded by the coding sequence ATGCTTAGCCAGCTGGACAAAGAAATTATCCGCGCCCTGCAGGAAGGTCTTCCCCTGGTCAGCCGTCCCTTTTTGGCCCTGGCGGAAAAACTGGGTATTGGTGAGGAAGAGCTTTTGGCCAAGGTGCGGGATTTTGTCGACCGGGGGGTGATCCGGCGTTTTGGGGCGGCCGTGCGCCATCAGGACCTGGGTTACGTTTCCAACGCCATGGTGGTCTGGCAAGTCCCGGAGGAACGCATGGAAGAAGTGGGCCGGCTGATGGCCTCCTTTGATGAGGTTTCCCACTGTTACCAGCGTCCCGCCCGACTACCCGACTGGCCGTACAACTTGTTTACCGTGGTCCACGGACAGACGCCCCAGGATTGCCGGGAGATTGCCGCCCGGCTCTCCCGGACCAGCGGGGTTGCCAACTACCGTCTGTTATTTAGTATAGCCGAATTAAAAAAGAGCAGTATGAAATACTTTGTGGAGAAATGA